One part of the Prunus persica cultivar Lovell chromosome G5, Prunus_persica_NCBIv2, whole genome shotgun sequence genome encodes these proteins:
- the LOC18777570 gene encoding kunitz trypsin inhibitor 2: MSLRLALCFLLLAFSAKPWSVAADAAPSPVLDITGKKLRTGTDYYILPVIRGRGGGLTLASTSNTTSCPLDVVQEQHEVSNGLPLTFSPVNPKKGVVRVSTDHNIKFSAATICVQSTMWKLDKFDEQTGQWFVTSGGVEGNPGRQTTSNWFKIEKYDEDYKLVFCPTVCNFCKVICRDVGIFIQDGKRRLALTDVPFKVMFKKA, from the coding sequence ATGTCATTGAGGCTAGCACTCTGCTTCCTTCTCCTTGCCTTCTCTGCCAAGCCATGGTCAGTTGCAGCCGATGCTGCTCCGTCCCCGGTGCTTGACATCACCGGCAAGAAGCTCCGAACGGGCACCGATTATTACATCTTACCAGTCATCCGTGGGAGGGGCGGGGGGCTCACTCTGGCTAGCACTAGCAACACAACCAGCTGCCCACTTGATGTTGTTCAAGAGCAGCATGAGGTGTCGAATGGTCTCCCGCTGACATTTTCACCGGTGAACCCTAAGAAAGGCGTGGTTCGGGTCTCAACCGATCATAACATCAAGTTCTCTGCTGCCACAATCTGCGTTCAATCCACGATGTGGAAATTGGACAAGTTTGATGAGCAAACAGGACAGTGGTTTGTCACGAGTGGTGGGGTTGAGGGCAATCCCGGTCGTCAAACCACAAGCAATTGGTTTAAGATTGAGAAATATGATGAAGACTACAAGCTCGTCTTCTGCCCAACAGTTTGCAATTTCTGCAAAGTGATATGCAGAGATGTTGGGATTTTTATTCAAGATGGGAAAAGGCGCCTGGCTCTCACTGATGTGCCATTCAAAGTCATGTTCAAGAAAGCTTGA
- the LOC18777483 gene encoding uncharacterized protein LOC18777483 → MNMLMRGDLDPKSMQAYTGSLNDVLRTTMLNQEVMFKKQVHDLHHLYGIQKTLMQNVGRMEFGRYNFRKASAESTLLPCRNSTRDEPMDFLEGYKGVYDKIQPRTPDLKLPSDQCVSYIDPAELTLSLSIQDDSRREGGTKRTWFDVETHSCSHQVIDLEESIERTSIEGLEHSPSFSSATPIKNFGAKHDSEVSVLVDPIVSSCGKENLLFHAADSNPHSDHSEWNPFNQGLKKLSGGVPINNLSTTRQHFSSCEAGLLDLNKIQHDDSSCLSNDPTVAHPSTASSSHAFHGLVGKVEEGTPCFGTGEKKNDNDSNKASETFQKDDSGDFASTNSKRKNERTDYWGGNSKVDVLSISEMGHVSLEAASRPKIDLCEAVCCHSNDPGKGNDGFIMGLLDSRTRSCEAAKQANHENNKAEDPIFSHSDLSQKRDQDGHGNISSASCKPGCIGDNDSSSIKTMQSEVEYRNSNPFCVDQFSETHVGYQVSETLMVEQDQRSSNNSQLKHKCPKKEGESAELDVLIKEAAEALVGISLENSSGYQDCPYKVGVSNKMEMKESEQPQYSSDSFELITLKLTESSADDNCVSSKPSEVDYTDRKDFGVKLRRGRRLKDFQRDILPGLASLSRQEIREDINIMEAVLRSREYKKLRAKAADGQSWCAPVKNKRSRLNYVPRRKRTL, encoded by the exons ATGAATATGTTGATGCGAGGAGATCTTGATCCAAAGTCAATGCAAGCATACACTGGTTCTCTGAACGATGTTTTGAGGACAACTATGCTCAACCAGGAGGTTATGTTTAAAAAGCAG GTTCATGACCTCCATCATCTATATGGGATACAGAAGACACTGATGCAGAACGTTGGCAGGATGGAGTTTGGTAGATACAATTTCAGGAAGGCTAGTGCTGAGTCAACTCTGTTACCGTGCAGAAATTCTACACGAGATGAACCTATG GACTTCTTAGAAGGGTACAAAGGTGTATATGATAAGATTCAGCCGAGGACTCCTGATCTTAAACTTCCCTCGGATCAATGCGTTAGCTATATTG ATCCAGCAGAGTTGACGCTTTCCCTGAGCATTCAAGACGACAGTAGGAGAGAGGGAGGTACTAAGAGAACTTGGTTTGATGTAGAAACTCATTCCTGCTCACACCAAGTGATTGATTTAGAGGAATCAATTGAGAGGACATCAATCGAGGGTTTGGAACACTCACCCTCTTTCAGCAGTGCTACTCCAATAAAAAACTTCGGGGCCAAGCACGATTCTGAAGTTTCTGTCCTTGTTGATCCTATCGTCTCAAGTTGTGGGAAGGAAAATCTATTGTTTCATGCTGCAGACAGTAACCCCCATTCAGATCACAGTGAGTGGAATCCATTCAATCAAG GACTAAAAAAGCTTTCTGGTGGTGTCCCAATTAACAATTTGTCCACCACAAGGCAACATTTCAGTTCATGTGAAGCAGGGCTTCTGGACCTCAACAAAATTCAGCATGATGATTCATCTTGTCTGTCAAATGATCCTACAGTAGCCCATCCTTCAACAGCAAGCTCATCACATGCTTTTCATGGATTAGTTGGCAAGGTAGAGGAAGGCACTCCTTGTTTCGGAActggggaaaagaaaaatgataatgACTCAAATAAAGCTTCTGAAACGTTTCAAAAAGATGATTCTGGAGATTTTGCTTCCACGaactccaaaagaaaaaatgagagAACAGATTATTGGGGTGGGAATTCCAAAGTTGATGTCTTGAGCATAAGTGAAATGGGCCATGTAAGTTTGGAGGCTGCGTCTAGACCCAAGATAGACCTCTGTGAAGCAGTTTGTTGTCACAGTAATGACCCTGGTAAGGGAAATGACGGGTTCATCATGGGACTCCTAGACAGTCGAACTCGTTCATGTGAAGCTGCTAAACAAGCAAACCATGAGAACAACAAAGCAGAAGACCCTATATTTTCACATTCTGATCTTAGTCAAAAAAGAGATCAAGATGGACATGGAAATATATCTTCTGCTTCATGTAAGCCGGGCTGCATTGGTGATAATGATTCCAGCAGCATAAAGACTATGCAATCTGAGGTTGAGTACAGAAACTCAAATCCCTTTTGTGTTGATCAATTTTCCGAAACACATGTAGGGTATCAAGTTTCAGAAACCTTAATGGTTGAACAGGACCAAAGATCTTCCAACAACAGTCAATTAAAACACAAATGCCCCAAGAAGGAAGGAGAATCAGCTGAACTCGATGTTTTGATCAAAGAGGCAGCCGAAGCACTTGTCGGAATCTCATTGGAGAACTCATCTGGTTATCAAGATTGTCCTTACAAAGTAGGGGTATCAAATAAGATGGAAATGAAGGAGAGTGAGCAACCACAGTATTCTTCTGATTCTTTCGAGTTAATCACACTAAAGCTAACAGAAAGCAGCGCGGATGACAATTGTGTGTCATCAAAGCCTTCTGAAGTAGATTACACTGATAGAAAGGATTTTGGTGTTAAGTTGAGAAGGGGGAGAAGATTGAAAGATTTTCAGAGGGACATACTTCCTGGTCTGGCATCCCTTTCCCGGCAAGAAATTCGTGAAGATATAAACATTATGGAGGCAGTTTTAAGATCAAGAGAGTACAAAAAATTAAGAGCCAAGGCGGCTGATGGTCAAAGCTGGTGTGCTCCTGTCAAAAACAAACGTTCACGACTAAACTATGTTCCACGGAGGAAAAGAACTTTATGA
- the LOC18777352 gene encoding kunitz trypsin inhibitor 2 — protein sequence MALKAPYPLVFCFLLFAFSAKLRSVAADAAPSPVLDITGNKLQTGVDYYILPVIRGRGGGLTLASTSNKTSCPLDVVQEQNEVSNGLPLKFSPVNVTKGVVRVSTDLNIKFSATTICVQSTVWKLGKFDEQTGQWFVTSGGVEGNPGRQTTSNWFKIEKFGDDYKLVFCPTVCNFCKVICGDVGIFFQDGKRRLALSDVPFRAMFKKV from the coding sequence ATGGCATTGAAAGCCCCATATCCACTAGTATTTTGCTTCCTTCTCTTTGCCTTCTCAGCCAAGCTACGGTCGGTTGCAGCCGATGCTGCTCCTTCCCCAGTGCTTGACATCACCGGCAACAAGCTCCAAACCGGAGTCGATTATTACATCTTGCCGGTCATCCGTGGGAGAGGTGGTGGGCTTACTCTGGCCAGCACTAGCAACAAGACCAGCTGCCCACTTGATGTTGTTCAAGAACAAAATGAGGTCTCCAATGGTCTTCCACTGAAATTCTCGCCTGTGAATGTCACGAAAGGCGTTGTTCGTGTATCAACTGATCTTAACATCAAGTTCTCTGCTACTACAATCTGTGTTCAATCTACGGTGTGGAAGTTGGGCAAATTTGATGAACAAACAGGACAGTGGTTTGTCACGAGCGGTGGGGTTGAGGGCAATCCGGGTCGTCAAACTACAAGCAATTGGTTTAAGATTGAGAAATTTGGTGATGACTACAAGCTCGTTTTCTGTCCAACAGTGTGCAATTTCTGCAAAGTTATATGTGGAGATGTTGGCATTTTTTTTCAAGACGGGAAAAGGCGTCTTGCTCTCAGTGATGTGCCATTCAGAGCCATGTTCAAGAAAGTATGA
- the LOC18776508 gene encoding probable WRKY transcription factor 15, protein MNPGLDFKIHEAAQSSLKHAHHLFGCVSENKQKRSVQEVSLIAQDAVEEFRKLLALLDGSLLSNQKRIRRGPLPKSHDINQVELLDSPNPSSQNTTHNWPQPHPQPQPQNCFVRQFFSAVHQTDQATANVIHSNSFSMGREKKPNPALQQGQSEAGVVLPNNLIMGLNQFSQKPTSTSLISMDGSSLNTRMIQYSSSELLASRDCTSMFSSKRKCGAKSEEVTPRCLVSAGGCHCSKRRKLRIKRRIRVPALSNKLADIPPDDYTWRKYGQKPIKGSPYPRSYYKCSSVRGCPARKHVERCLEDPTMLVVTYEGDHQHPKITFQAPTLAI, encoded by the exons ATGAACCcaggattggatttcaaaattcatgaGGCTGCTCAAAGTAGTTTGAAACATGCCCATCACCTGTTTGGTTGTGTATCTGAGaataaacaaaagagaagTGTTCAAGAAGTAAGCTTGATTGCTCAAGATGCAGTGGAAGAATTCAGAAAACTACTTGCTCTCCTTGATGGATCATTGTTATCAAACCAGAAGAGGATCAGAAGAGGTCCTTTGCCAAAATCCCATGACATAAACCAGGTTGAACTGTTGGACTCTCCTAACCCTTCATCCCAAAATACTACACACAATTGGCCTCAGCCTCATCCCCAGCCCCAGCCTCAGAATTGCTTTGTTAGACAGTTTTTTAGTGCTGTTCATCAAACTGATCAAGCAACTGCAAATGTGATCCACAGTAATAGCTTTAGCATGGGTAGAGAGAAAAAACCAAACCCGGCATTGCAGCAAGGGCAATCTGAAGCCGGTGTGGTTCTTCCTAATAATTTAATCATGGGGTTGAACCAATTCTCACAAAAGCCTACTAGCACTTCTTTGATCAGTATGGATGGAAGTAGCCTTAACACgcggatgattcaatattcgtCGTCTGAACTCTTGGCTTCTCGAGATTGTACCTCTATGTTTTCTTCCAAAAGGAAGTGCGGGGCGAAAAGTGAAGAAGTCACTCCAAGATGCCTAGTCTCTGCTGGTGGATGCCATTGCTCAAAGCGAAG GAAACTtagaataaagagaagaatCCGAGTTCCGGCTTTAAGCAATAAGCTAGCTGATATACCTCCTGATGACTATACCTGGAGGAAGTATGGGCAGAAACCTATTAAGGGGTCTCCATATCCTAG GAGTTATTACAAATGCAGCAGTGTGAGGGGATGCCCTGCAAGAAAGCATGTCGAACGATGCTTGGAAGATCCTACCATGTTGGTTGTTACATATGAAGGCGACCATCAACACCCCAAGATTACATTTCAAGCACCTACACTTGCGATTTAA